The following are encoded in a window of Ptychodera flava strain L36383 unplaced genomic scaffold, AS_Pfla_20210202 Scaffold_144__1_contigs__length_111159_pilon, whole genome shotgun sequence genomic DNA:
- the LOC139126873 gene encoding tRNA pseudouridine(38/39) synthase-like isoform X1 — MTKDELIQQIQRLEEELASYRTKTENKTPNPDSLSPKRKKRKQRVFDFTKYNTRHIALKFLYLGWDYQGFASQENTDKTIEACMFEALLKTRLIEDRQSANYSRCGRTDKGVSAFGQVISLDVRTNLLEGVGVKVRPDGTAADRPGDKTTELNYVKMLNSVLPEEIRILAWTPVDHEFNARYSAASRTYKYFFPEADLDVEAMKTGLQKLVGLHDYRNFCKMDVANGVINFVRRIMSADIKDLDTRGDGYRMYELTIQGMSFLYHQIRCIVAVLFLIGQHKEKPEIIDELLDVDKHPCKPQYSMASELPLVLYDTHFEGITWIYDHDDQEVNIKHLQKRWTSETIKSLMVGRMLDGLNSAPFAQRTNVENQTITTWEKVHPPILLQNAALTMGSKSRQYKPLLSRPVCDSLEGRIEHFSKKRKLNDPQES, encoded by the exons ATGACAAAAGAT GAGTTGATACAGCAAATACAGAGACTAGAGGAAGAGCTTGCAtcatacagaacaaaaacagaaaacaagacACCAAACCCTGACAGCCTTTCTCCAAAACGAAAGAAAAGGAAACAGAGAGTCTTTGATTTTACAAA ATACAACACAAGACACATAGCATTGAAATTTTTGTATCTGGGATGGGATTACCAGGGATTTGCTTCTCAAGAGAATACAGACAAGACAATAGAA GCATGTATGTTTGAAGCTTTACTGAAGACACGTCTCATTGAGGATCGTCAGTCGGCCAACTATTCCAGATGTGGTAGAACAGACAAAGGTGTGAGTGCATTTGGTCAGGTGATATCCCTGGATGTCAGAACAAATCTACTGGAAGGAGTTGGTGTCAAAGTCAGGCCAGATGGCACTGCAGCAGACAGACCAG GTGACAAAACAACTGAACTAAATTATGTGAAGATGTTAAACAGTGTCCTGCCGGAGGAGATCAGGATTCTTGCATGGACACCTGTTGATCATGAATTTAATGCAAG GTATAGTGCTGCCAGTAGAACGTACAAGTATTTCTTTCCTGAAGCAGATTTAGATGTTGAG GCAATGAAAACAGGGTTGCAAAAGCTTGTTGGTTTGCATGATTACAGAAATTTTTGCAAG atggATGTGGCCAATGGCGTCATAAATTTTGTCAGAAGAATCATGTCAGCTGATATCAAGGATCTAGACACAAG AGGTGATGGTTACAGAATGTATGAACTGACAATCCAGGGAATGTCATTTCTGTATCATCAAATCAGATGTATTGTCGCTGTGCTGTTTCTCATCGGACAACACAAAGAAAAACCAGAG ATAATAGATGAATTGCTTGACGTTGACAAACATCCTTGTAAACCTCAGTACTCCATGGCCTCAGAACTCCCACTTGTTCTCTATGACACCCATTTTGAAGGCATAACCTGGATATATGATCATG ATGATCAAGAagtaaacattaaacatttacagAAAAGGTGGACTTCAGAAACTATAAA GTCTCTCATGGTTGGCAGAATGCTGGATGGTTTAAATTCAGCTCCGTTTGCCCAGAGGACCAATGTTGAAAACCAAACCATCACGACATGGGAGAAGGTTCATCCACCGATTTTACTACAAAATGCAGCACTAACCATGGGATCCAAATCCAGGCAGTATAAGCCTTTGCTCTCCAGACCAGTTTGTG
- the LOC139126873 gene encoding tRNA pseudouridine(38/39) synthase-like isoform X2, whose product MTASGPGANTVQPDEHKNLQSCSKDELIQQIQRLEEELASYRTKTENKTPNPDSLSPKRKKRKQRVFDFTKYNTRHIALKFLYLGWDYQGFASQENTDKTIEACMFEALLKTRLIEDRQSANYSRCGRTDKGVSAFGQVISLDVRTNLLEGVGVKVRPDGTAADRPGDKTTELNYVKMLNSVLPEEIRILAWTPVDHEFNARYSAASRTYKYFFPEADLDVEAMKTGLQKLVGLHDYRNFCKMDVANGVINFVRRIMSADIKDLDTRGDGYRMYELTIQGMSFLYHQIRCIVAVLFLIGQHKEKPEIIDELLDVDKHPCKPQYSMASELPLVLYDTHFEGITWIYDHDDQEVNIKHLQKRWTSETIKSLMVGRMLDGLNSAPFAQRTNVENQTITTWEKVHPPILLQNAALTMGSKSRQYKPLLSRPVCDSLEGRIEHFSKKRKLNDPQES is encoded by the exons ATGACAGCTTCAGGACCGGGGGCAAACACTGTCCAACCTGACGAACATAAAAACTTACAATCATGTTCTAAAGAC GAGTTGATACAGCAAATACAGAGACTAGAGGAAGAGCTTGCAtcatacagaacaaaaacagaaaacaagacACCAAACCCTGACAGCCTTTCTCCAAAACGAAAGAAAAGGAAACAGAGAGTCTTTGATTTTACAAA ATACAACACAAGACACATAGCATTGAAATTTTTGTATCTGGGATGGGATTACCAGGGATTTGCTTCTCAAGAGAATACAGACAAGACAATAGAA GCATGTATGTTTGAAGCTTTACTGAAGACACGTCTCATTGAGGATCGTCAGTCGGCCAACTATTCCAGATGTGGTAGAACAGACAAAGGTGTGAGTGCATTTGGTCAGGTGATATCCCTGGATGTCAGAACAAATCTACTGGAAGGAGTTGGTGTCAAAGTCAGGCCAGATGGCACTGCAGCAGACAGACCAG GTGACAAAACAACTGAACTAAATTATGTGAAGATGTTAAACAGTGTCCTGCCGGAGGAGATCAGGATTCTTGCATGGACACCTGTTGATCATGAATTTAATGCAAG GTATAGTGCTGCCAGTAGAACGTACAAGTATTTCTTTCCTGAAGCAGATTTAGATGTTGAG GCAATGAAAACAGGGTTGCAAAAGCTTGTTGGTTTGCATGATTACAGAAATTTTTGCAAG atggATGTGGCCAATGGCGTCATAAATTTTGTCAGAAGAATCATGTCAGCTGATATCAAGGATCTAGACACAAG AGGTGATGGTTACAGAATGTATGAACTGACAATCCAGGGAATGTCATTTCTGTATCATCAAATCAGATGTATTGTCGCTGTGCTGTTTCTCATCGGACAACACAAAGAAAAACCAGAG ATAATAGATGAATTGCTTGACGTTGACAAACATCCTTGTAAACCTCAGTACTCCATGGCCTCAGAACTCCCACTTGTTCTCTATGACACCCATTTTGAAGGCATAACCTGGATATATGATCATG ATGATCAAGAagtaaacattaaacatttacagAAAAGGTGGACTTCAGAAACTATAAA GTCTCTCATGGTTGGCAGAATGCTGGATGGTTTAAATTCAGCTCCGTTTGCCCAGAGGACCAATGTTGAAAACCAAACCATCACGACATGGGAGAAGGTTCATCCACCGATTTTACTACAAAATGCAGCACTAACCATGGGATCCAAATCCAGGCAGTATAAGCCTTTGCTCTCCAGACCAGTTTGTG